Proteins from a single region of Pacificitalea manganoxidans:
- a CDS encoding branched-chain amino acid ABC transporter permease has product MGFAQILANGMVLGTLYACIAIGFSLVWGVLNVINMLHGSFIVLGGYLTFFAWYYIGLNPILVLPFVAALLFGLGYVLQYTLINKVVAAPVLTTLTLTFGLDMILYNLMTVYFTATPRRVSLDFGRIDFMDVSMPVDRLLGMGLALLLTGLLYLVLRASTIGRAIVAVRMDREAAALMGIRVNRIYAITFGISALMAGAAGAVFSMVFPITTNLSGTFLGKAFVICVIGGLGSVSGALVGGLALGIIESFAGVYLGPQNAMTVGFVIMLVLLIVKPTGLVGVKGYE; this is encoded by the coding sequence ATGGGTTTCGCACAGATACTCGCCAACGGGATGGTGCTGGGCACGCTTTATGCCTGCATCGCCATCGGCTTCTCTCTGGTCTGGGGCGTCTTGAACGTCATCAACATGCTGCACGGCTCGTTCATCGTGCTGGGCGGCTACCTGACCTTTTTCGCGTGGTACTATATCGGGCTCAATCCGATCCTTGTGCTGCCCTTCGTGGCGGCGCTGCTGTTCGGGCTGGGCTATGTGCTGCAATACACGCTCATCAACAAGGTGGTCGCCGCGCCAGTGCTGACCACGCTGACGCTGACCTTCGGGTTGGACATGATCCTGTATAACCTGATGACGGTCTATTTCACCGCCACGCCGCGGCGGGTGTCGCTCGATTTCGGGCGGATCGATTTCATGGACGTGTCGATGCCGGTGGACCGGCTTCTGGGCATGGGGCTGGCGCTGTTGCTGACGGGGCTGCTGTATCTGGTGCTGCGGGCGTCGACCATCGGGCGGGCGATTGTCGCGGTGCGAATGGACCGCGAAGCCGCCGCGCTGATGGGCATCCGCGTGAACCGGATCTACGCCATCACATTCGGCATCAGCGCGCTGATGGCGGGTGCCGCGGGGGCGGTGTTCAGCATGGTGTTCCCGATCACCACCAATCTGAGCGGCACCTTTCTGGGCAAGGCATTTGTGATCTGCGTCATCGGCGGGCTGGGCAGCGTGTCCGGCGCGCTGGTCGGCGGGCTTGCCTTGGGCATCATCGAAAGTTTCGCAGGCGTCTATCTGGGGCCGCAGAACGCGATGACCGTGGGCTTTGTCATCATGCTGGTGCTGCTGATCGTGAAACCGACCGGGCTGGTCGGCGTGAAGGGGTATGAATGA
- a CDS encoding branched-chain amino acid ABC transporter permease, whose amino-acid sequence MMPRKSNWPLVIMAVWVLILATVPTALGNYEMRIAISIAMFTALALSWNFIGGYTGYPSFSTAAFYGIGCYVGALAQRNGVPAAAAWLAAAVVVGGISWAIGSVVLRLKGHYFAIGSIALVDVSRLVVSSWGSLTGGGDGLNVPLLDGRPPEVSGLVLKVMLFIMVCAFIANVIVDRTRLGFGLRCIEQNEDAADMVGINATRYKTAAYVLSAVFPAAVGAVYASWVGYIDPTDSFAILLTIKVPVMVLLGGAGTLLGPVVGAVAFILLEEVFWANFLEWNRAIMGAIIVLLIFFLPGGLLKLDYRGIIAGVQRRLRPARAAVQPERKAG is encoded by the coding sequence ATGATGCCGCGTAAATCAAACTGGCCCTTGGTCATCATGGCGGTCTGGGTGCTGATCCTTGCCACCGTGCCTACGGCATTGGGCAATTACGAAATGCGGATCGCGATTTCGATCGCGATGTTCACCGCGCTGGCGCTGTCGTGGAATTTCATCGGGGGCTATACCGGCTATCCGTCGTTTTCGACCGCCGCGTTCTACGGGATCGGCTGCTATGTCGGTGCCTTGGCGCAGCGCAACGGCGTTCCCGCCGCGGCGGCATGGCTGGCGGCGGCGGTGGTCGTGGGCGGCATTTCCTGGGCCATTGGCTCGGTCGTGCTGCGGCTGAAGGGGCATTACTTTGCCATCGGCTCCATCGCGTTGGTCGATGTGTCGCGTCTGGTGGTGTCGTCCTGGGGCAGCCTGACCGGGGGCGGCGACGGTCTGAACGTGCCGCTGCTGGATGGCCGCCCGCCCGAAGTGTCCGGGCTGGTGCTGAAGGTGATGCTGTTCATCATGGTCTGCGCCTTTATCGCCAATGTGATCGTCGATCGCACGCGGCTTGGGTTCGGGCTGCGCTGCATCGAGCAGAACGAGGATGCCGCCGATATGGTGGGCATCAATGCGACCCGCTACAAAACCGCGGCCTATGTCCTGTCGGCGGTGTTTCCGGCGGCGGTGGGCGCGGTCTATGCGTCGTGGGTCGGCTATATCGACCCGACCGACAGTTTCGCGATCCTCTTGACGATCAAGGTGCCGGTGATGGTGCTGTTGGGCGGCGCGGGCACGCTGCTGGGTCCGGTGGTGGGGGCGGTCGCCTTCATCCTGCTGGAAGAGGTGTTCTGGGCGAACTTCCTTGAATGGAACCGGGCGATCATGGGCGCGATCATCGTGCTGCTGATCTTCTTCCTGCCGGGCGGTCTGTTGAAGCTGGACTATCGCGGGATCATCGCCGGGGTGCAGCGCCGTCTGCGCCCGGCCCGGGCCGCGGTCCAACCGGAAAGGAAAGCAGGATGA